A region of the Mesotoga infera genome:
CCTCGATTTTGGGGCCGCTTTTCTGAAAGGAGGTGCGAGAAGTGCTAACCAGAGAAAGAAAAGAAGAAATCGTCCGGAGTCTATCAGAGGCCTACAAAAAATCTTCTCTAATACTGTTCGCGGATTACAAGGGCATGAAAGTAGCTGGTATTACTACTTTCAGAGACCGACTTTATGAGAAGTACGAGGATAGAGCCCAGTTCACGATAAAGAAGAACACGCTTGTCAGACTTGCCCTAAGTAATGCTGGTTTTGACGAAAGCGAGTGGAAAGACTCAATTACCGGTACGACGGCAGTGCTGACTGTGGATGATGAGGATCCTATCTCAGCGCTGAAGATAATCACTGATTTCAACAAGAACAATAAGACCTTGCCAGTTATAAAAGCAGGATTTCTTGAAGGGAGATACTTTACC
Encoded here:
- a CDS encoding 50S ribosomal protein L10 yields the protein MLTRERKEEIVRSLSEAYKKSSLILFADYKGMKVAGITTFRDRLYEKYEDRAQFTIKKNTLVRLALSNAGFDESEWKDSITGTTAVLTVDDEDPISALKIITDFNKNNKTLPVIKAGFLEGRYFTGAQSSELAKLPSRDQLIAMVVGGFAAPITGLVYTLNGVLTKFLYALNAIKDKKAE